One genomic window of Gracilinema caldarium DSM 7334 includes the following:
- a CDS encoding IS5 family transposase: MYKEKEQVPEFEDFYVPFGGHLREDNRWVRLAAIIPWEEIEAEYKKCFSKRIGRTAKTVRLALGSLLIKEKLQLTDEETVETIRENHYLQYFLGYESYKDEKPFDPSMMVHFRKRLGPDAIAKINELIAKRYQEQVEAESEKKQNKENQKDDHDHGNRGQLIIDATCVPQDIRHPHDVTLLDEARRKTEKIIDTLYEASELTIKSRTYRKQARIKYLNFIRGRRRTKKEIRRAIRTQLQYIRRNLRTINELQNKVPSTTLSAKQRRDLIVIHEVYRQQVQMYKGKTHSISGKIVSISQPHVRPIARGKAKAAFEFGAKLSASMTEHGMIFIDRLQWEPYNEQEDLPTQIEKYKRRCGRYPESVHADKIYRTRANRAYCEARGIRLSGPPLGRPIKETLENKKIVRQLRKIQRLDEAIRQAIEGGFGYMKRKFGLGTIYEKLRETSETAIMVCVLLTNCEKILRDLFMRFLFLLGFKPHKSYLKVLVY; the protein is encoded by the coding sequence ATGTATAAGGAAAAGGAACAGGTACCTGAGTTTGAAGACTTTTATGTACCCTTCGGAGGACATTTACGAGAAGATAATCGATGGGTACGATTAGCCGCAATTATTCCATGGGAAGAGATAGAAGCTGAATATAAAAAATGTTTTTCAAAACGAATTGGAAGAACAGCCAAGACCGTACGGCTCGCCTTGGGATCATTATTGATAAAAGAGAAATTACAATTAACAGATGAAGAAACGGTAGAAACAATACGAGAGAACCATTACCTGCAATATTTTTTAGGATATGAATCTTACAAAGATGAAAAACCCTTTGATCCAAGCATGATGGTTCATTTTCGAAAACGGCTTGGACCTGATGCAATAGCAAAGATAAATGAGTTGATAGCGAAACGGTATCAAGAACAGGTAGAAGCAGAATCTGAAAAAAAACAGAACAAAGAAAACCAAAAGGATGACCATGATCATGGAAATCGAGGGCAACTCATTATAGATGCCACGTGCGTCCCCCAGGATATCCGGCATCCCCATGATGTCACTTTATTGGATGAAGCGCGAAGGAAAACAGAAAAGATAATTGATACGTTATATGAAGCGAGTGAGCTCACCATAAAATCACGAACCTATAGAAAACAGGCCCGTATCAAATATCTCAATTTTATACGAGGGCGACGAAGAACAAAAAAAGAAATACGCAGAGCGATTCGGACCCAACTCCAATACATACGACGTAATTTACGGACTATCAATGAATTACAAAACAAGGTTCCCAGTACAACGTTGAGTGCAAAACAGCGACGTGATCTTATCGTGATACATGAGGTTTACCGGCAACAGGTACAGATGTATAAGGGAAAGACCCATTCGATATCGGGAAAAATCGTCAGTATCAGTCAACCCCATGTACGACCAATAGCCCGAGGTAAAGCAAAAGCGGCCTTTGAATTCGGAGCAAAACTATCAGCATCGATGACCGAACACGGGATGATTTTTATAGATCGATTACAATGGGAACCCTATAACGAACAAGAAGATTTGCCAACACAAATAGAAAAATATAAGAGGCGATGTGGTCGATATCCGGAATCGGTGCATGCCGATAAAATATATCGGACACGAGCAAACCGAGCCTATTGTGAAGCTCGAGGAATACGATTGTCTGGACCACCCTTAGGCAGACCGATTAAAGAAACATTAGAGAATAAAAAGATAGTACGACAGCTACGAAAGATTCAAAGACTTGACGAAGCCATTCGACAAGCGATTGAAGGTGGCTTTGGATATATGAAACGAAAGTTTGGTCTTGGTACAATCTATGAAAAATTACGCGAAACTAGTGAAACAGCAATCATGGTATGTGTATTGCTGACCAACTGTGAAAAGATCCTGAGGGATCTTTTTATGCGCTTTTTATTTTTACTTGGTTTTAAACCTCATAAATCATATTTGAAAGTTTTAGTATACTAA
- a CDS encoding potassium/proton antiporter: MLLFISFLIILAVISMKISTRLGLPLLIGFILIGIIVGSDVLNWFYFDNALLTKQIAEILLIFIIFDGAFRIPRDTFRKVAGPSLTLATLGVVLTATFLGLCIHFLLGFELAYAFLIASIISSTDAAAVFMITNANPIKHKLAATLNVESAANDPMAIMLTITFLQVITKAFSSPFTAIIMLLWQFLGGALIGCICYKVSVFFLNSIKSESRGSYHVLMVGCILLTYGFADVLKANGIIAVFFLGFLLGNHRFPAKQSVSSFLESISTIFNIGLFIMLGLLAFPHRFVFIWKESLIIVGILMFIARPLAVFLSMLPFKYTHKEKIFITWGGIKGAVPIVLATYPFASGIDTNGFIFDTIFFAVFLSCIVQGTTLAPLAKFFRFTEQKKSPVPHVIELHSLQLSDYEMVEVSVEADSPHVGHSISELHLDTSMLITSIVRHGRLIIPKGNTSLLANDTLYVLAPSSKINDVNTYINGDETNT; encoded by the coding sequence ATGCTTTTATTTATTTCTTTTTTAATAATTTTAGCAGTTATATCGATGAAAATAAGTACTCGGTTGGGTCTTCCGTTACTTATTGGCTTTATCCTCATTGGAATTATTGTAGGAAGCGATGTTTTAAATTGGTTTTATTTTGATAACGCTCTTTTAACAAAACAGATAGCGGAAATACTCTTAATTTTTATTATTTTTGATGGTGCCTTTCGAATCCCGCGGGATACCTTTCGTAAGGTTGCTGGCCCATCTTTGACCCTTGCGACCCTGGGTGTCGTCCTGACTGCAACGTTTTTAGGCCTATGTATCCACTTTTTGCTAGGTTTTGAGCTTGCCTATGCCTTTCTCATCGCATCTATTATTTCATCTACCGACGCAGCAGCGGTTTTTATGATTACCAATGCAAATCCAATTAAGCATAAATTAGCTGCAACACTCAATGTGGAATCCGCCGCGAATGACCCCATGGCGATTATGCTGACCATAACCTTTCTTCAGGTTATAACGAAGGCTTTTTCTTCTCCCTTTACCGCCATCATTATGCTTCTCTGGCAATTCCTTGGAGGCGCTCTTATTGGATGTATTTGTTATAAAGTATCTGTCTTTTTTCTAAATAGTATAAAATCTGAAAGCAGGGGTAGTTATCATGTTCTCATGGTTGGCTGTATTCTGCTCACCTACGGCTTTGCCGATGTCTTAAAAGCCAACGGTATTATTGCAGTTTTTTTTCTTGGTTTTCTACTCGGTAATCATAGATTCCCCGCCAAACAGAGTGTCAGCAGTTTTCTGGAAAGTATATCGACCATATTTAATATCGGTCTTTTTATTATGCTTGGGCTCTTGGCATTTCCCCATAGATTTGTGTTTATATGGAAAGAATCGCTCATTATAGTCGGGATCCTGATGTTTATAGCCCGTCCTCTGGCAGTATTTCTTTCAATGCTTCCATTTAAGTATACTCATAAGGAAAAGATTTTTATTACTTGGGGAGGAATTAAAGGGGCGGTTCCCATTGTACTTGCAACCTATCCTTTTGCGAGCGGGATTGATACAAACGGCTTTATATTTGATACCATATTTTTCGCGGTATTTCTGTCCTGTATTGTGCAAGGCACAACCCTCGCACCATTAGCAAAATTCTTCCGGTTTACCGAACAGAAAAAATCACCTGTTCCCCATGTCATCGAACTACATTCTTTGCAGTTAAGCGACTATGAGATGGTCGAAGTATCGGTCGAAGCGGATTCACCTCATGTAGGGCATAGCATATCCGAATTACATTTAGATACATCCATGCTTATCACTTCCATTGTTCGTCATGGTCGACTCATCATTCCTAAGGGAAATACAAGTCTACTTGCAAATGATACATTGTATGTATTAGCCCCTTCATCTAAAATTAACGATGTCAATACATATATAAATGGGGATGAAACAAACACCTGA
- the cobT gene encoding nicotinate-nucleotide--dimethylbenzimidazole phosphoribosyltransferase — MNNPIAAQMQAHLDNLTKPRGSLGRLENLVIQLAVIQERVPPKIDKKAVYVFAGDHGIVAEGVSLYPQEVTYQMLVNFLSGGAAINALASGLDGVNDDGLHSSEPSRSAWDLVAVDAGVAADTTELQKSAAELPKGRRFINAKIGPGTANFLHQPAMTEAALEEALEAGKNLAEDASRQGYDLVAIGDMGIGNTSTAAALLVASGFPLESIVDRGTGIDYKTLAHKQQVIAQAIKRHTPFSSPLDILCKVGGYDLAMMAGFILGLRQRRIGCIIDGFPVTSAAYMAYSIDKTVRDFLFAGHRSKVRGHSPVLEAMGLEPILDLGMHLGEGTGAVLAGYIIELAVKTSRTMASFTSAGVSDSTHEEEKY, encoded by the coding sequence ATGAATAACCCTATTGCGGCACAAATGCAGGCTCATCTGGATAATCTAACAAAACCCAGGGGAAGCCTCGGCCGGCTCGAGAACCTGGTCATCCAACTGGCAGTCATTCAGGAACGGGTGCCTCCCAAAATAGATAAAAAGGCAGTCTATGTGTTTGCGGGGGACCACGGGATTGTGGCCGAGGGGGTTTCCCTCTACCCCCAGGAAGTAACCTATCAGATGCTGGTTAATTTTTTAAGCGGCGGTGCGGCCATTAACGCCCTGGCATCGGGGCTCGACGGGGTAAACGATGACGGTCTTCACAGCAGTGAGCCGTCCCGGTCTGCATGGGACCTGGTGGCGGTTGATGCGGGGGTAGCCGCCGATACGACGGAGCTTCAGAAATCCGCCGCAGAACTGCCGAAGGGCCGCCGTTTTATCAATGCAAAGATAGGTCCGGGAACCGCCAATTTTTTACATCAGCCGGCCATGACCGAAGCAGCGCTGGAGGAGGCCCTCGAAGCCGGCAAAAATCTTGCTGAGGATGCATCCCGGCAGGGCTATGACCTCGTGGCCATCGGCGATATGGGTATTGGCAATACGAGCACCGCAGCGGCACTCCTGGTGGCTAGCGGCTTTCCCCTGGAAAGCATTGTAGACCGGGGAACCGGTATCGATTATAAAACCTTGGCCCATAAACAGCAGGTTATTGCCCAAGCTATAAAAAGGCATACACCCTTCTCCTCACCACTAGACATACTCTGTAAAGTTGGCGGCTATGACCTTGCCATGATGGCGGGCTTTATTCTCGGGCTTAGACAGCGCCGCATCGGCTGTATCATCGACGGGTTCCCCGTAACCAGTGCGGCCTACATGGCCTACAGCATAGACAAAACGGTACGAGACTTCCTCTTTGCAGGGCACCGGTCCAAAGTTCGGGGACATAGCCCAGTCCTGGAAGCCATGGGCCTTGAGCCGATTCTGGACCTGGGGATGCACCTTGGAGAAGGAACCGGTGCAGTCCTCGCAGGTTATATCATCGAACTTGCGGTCAAAACCAGCAGAACCATGGCATCCTTCACAAGTGCCGGGGTATCGGACAGCACCCATGAAGAAGAAAAATATTGA
- a CDS encoding type II toxin-antitoxin system VapC family toxin → MIIVLDASGAVEAALDREKGKQILDLLKVADITISPDIFISEATNVFWKYRKFSQFNDEICLKGIEFCINLIDDFVDSNNLWRESYFEGIKNQSSTYDMFYLVTARRNGAMLVTMDKKLNSIAKQYGIPIIEN, encoded by the coding sequence ATGATAATTGTACTGGATGCAAGTGGAGCTGTTGAAGCAGCTTTAGACCGAGAAAAAGGGAAACAAATTCTGGATTTACTGAAGGTGGCTGATATAACAATTTCGCCTGATATATTTATTTCAGAAGCAACAAATGTTTTTTGGAAATACCGAAAGTTTTCTCAATTTAATGATGAGATTTGTTTAAAAGGAATTGAGTTTTGTATCAATCTTATAGATGATTTTGTTGATTCAAATAATCTATGGCGTGAATCCTATTTCGAAGGAATTAAAAATCAAAGTTCAACCTATGATATGTTTTATTTAGTAACAGCTAGAAGGAATGGAGCTATGCTCGTTACAATGGATAAAAAATTAAATTCAATTGCCAAACAGTATGGAATACCTATCATAGAAAACTAA
- a CDS encoding flavodoxin family protein translates to MKYLVVYYSHTGNNRFIAEKLAQDISADIQELVPRVKNFLLLIFSSLLHISFGNKKLSTSVADYDAVVLCGPIWMGQLIAPLRDFIKKYRNQFKKLYFLTCCGGGEAEKDGTFGCMGVFRKVEQTAGSAFVEAHAISLSLIPTENQNANPETMMGIRLTEQYFTGTFKDYYMQFKNKLRN, encoded by the coding sequence ATGAAATATCTGGTGGTGTATTATTCTCATACTGGAAACAACCGCTTTATTGCTGAAAAGCTTGCTCAAGATATATCTGCAGATATCCAGGAACTCGTGCCACGGGTAAAGAACTTTTTATTACTCATTTTTTCAAGTCTTCTGCATATTTCCTTTGGAAATAAAAAGCTCTCGACATCTGTAGCTGATTACGATGCAGTGGTTCTTTGCGGACCCATATGGATGGGGCAACTCATTGCTCCTTTACGGGATTTTATCAAGAAGTATAGGAACCAATTTAAAAAGCTTTATTTCCTTACCTGCTGCGGTGGGGGAGAGGCAGAAAAAGACGGTACGTTTGGATGTATGGGAGTGTTCAGAAAGGTTGAACAGACAGCAGGCTCTGCATTCGTGGAAGCTCACGCCATTTCTCTTTCTTTAATACCCACAGAAAACCAAAACGCGAACCCTGAAACGATGATGGGTATAAGACTTACTGAGCAATATTTCACAGGTACGTTTAAAGATTACTATATGCAATTTAAAAATAAACTGAGAAACTAA
- a CDS encoding CPBP family intramembrane glutamic endopeptidase, translated as MHSLNITLRNRISKNGVFIFPVFYILWAYLFWFPIFFSKESIWSFPKILFFFIGGSSPLLAGVILALVKDGLKGLISIGNRLINTKNISLKWMGIILSFWIIFDLVIAGIGFFIGITEQPIRIHTDTVLKPQNLAFMFVLSFIFPTIEEIGLRGYWIDELQNRLNPFFAALINGIFWAIWHTPFVWFPGYYINTSFYPELWWWLPSIVLHTVLIVWIYNKTNRSILAAVLFHGIMNFTGEFLGIDSILFPYMLIGYIFITTFIVIGTPNMRPWFKKNNRF; from the coding sequence ATGCACTCACTAAACATCACATTACGGAATAGAATCTCAAAAAACGGAGTCTTTATTTTTCCCGTTTTTTATATCCTATGGGCTTACCTATTTTGGTTTCCTATCTTTTTTTCAAAAGAATCAATATGGTCATTCCCTAAAATACTATTTTTCTTTATCGGAGGATCAAGTCCACTGCTTGCAGGTGTAATATTAGCTCTTGTAAAAGATGGCTTAAAGGGGCTTATTTCTATCGGTAACCGGCTGATAAACACTAAAAATATATCTTTAAAATGGATGGGAATCATTCTAAGTTTTTGGATAATATTCGATCTTGTTATAGCTGGCATAGGATTTTTTATTGGTATAACAGAGCAGCCAATACGAATCCATACAGATACAGTTTTAAAGCCACAGAATCTTGCTTTTATGTTTGTACTATCTTTCATATTTCCCACAATTGAGGAAATTGGGCTTCGTGGTTATTGGATTGATGAACTTCAAAATCGCTTAAATCCATTTTTTGCTGCGCTTATTAATGGCATTTTCTGGGCTATTTGGCATACTCCCTTTGTATGGTTTCCCGGATATTATATTAATACATCATTTTATCCAGAACTATGGTGGTGGCTGCCATCCATTGTGCTTCATACAGTACTTATAGTCTGGATTTATAATAAGACAAATCGAAGTATTTTAGCAGCGGTTTTATTTCATGGTATAATGAATTTCACAGGTGAATTTCTAGGGATTGATTCAATATTATTCCCCTATATGCTTATTGGTTACATTTTTATTACGACTTTTATTGTTATTGGGACACCAAACATGCGTCCTTGGTTTAAAAAAAATAACAGATTCTAG
- a CDS encoding SAM-dependent methyltransferase yields MSNAEFDAYYTSIFGNRWGSLRALLIETNQAIAYNEGLQEPYFMDRASVLAAQSLRIPEEGELLDACAAPGGKSLVIASRMGTEVRLLSNELSSDRRRRLVDVLNHHLPPSLRERVTVSGFDAAALARRETERGRFRAILLDAPCSSERHVIADPKALAQWTRNRPRSLSQRQWALLSSAFLLLAPGGSLVYATCALSPEENDEVVRRLMKKYGPQLTLDRPDFTEGEETEFGKHILPDTTGGMGPMYVARFIKLE; encoded by the coding sequence ATGAGCAATGCAGAGTTTGATGCCTATTACACGTCCATTTTTGGTAACCGTTGGGGAAGCCTGCGGGCCCTACTTATCGAGACAAACCAGGCAATAGCCTACAACGAAGGCTTACAGGAGCCTTATTTTATGGACCGGGCCTCTGTTCTGGCAGCCCAATCCTTACGAATTCCGGAAGAGGGTGAACTGCTCGATGCCTGTGCGGCGCCGGGCGGGAAAAGTCTTGTGATTGCAAGCCGTATGGGGACTGAAGTACGGCTCCTTTCAAATGAACTGTCCAGCGACCGGCGCCGCCGGCTTGTCGATGTCCTGAACCACCACCTGCCGCCGTCCCTTCGCGAGCGGGTTACCGTATCCGGTTTTGATGCGGCGGCCCTTGCCCGGCGTGAAACCGAGCGGGGGCGGTTCCGGGCCATCCTTCTCGATGCTCCCTGTTCCAGTGAACGGCATGTCATTGCAGATCCCAAAGCCCTTGCCCAGTGGACCCGAAACCGCCCCCGCTCCTTAAGTCAGCGGCAATGGGCCCTCCTCTCCAGCGCATTTCTGCTGCTTGCTCCCGGCGGATCCCTGGTCTATGCCACCTGTGCACTCAGCCCCGAAGAAAACGACGAGGTGGTACGACGGCTCATGAAAAAATACGGCCCCCAGCTTACATTAGACCGGCCTGATTTTACTGAAGGGGAAGAAACCGAATTCGGCAAACACATCCTGCCCGACACAACCGGCGGTATGGGCCCCATGTACGTGGCTCGGTTCATCAAACTGGAATAA
- the cbiR gene encoding cobamide remodeling phosphodiesterase CbiR, with product MNQFRLSCPSWVIPGTYGENLAFLEDKAAIQNVELLFFLYDESVQRELEADLESITKYRGRFTYTAHLPDKLSQNHQELIERLLPLAEHFIVHPTNPEHPHKVDELAKLLQTWRMQYGNIFLAENTKPRWLEALEARIPDIPVCMDTGHLEHTEAILAFWLDRQSRIREIHLHSTDRKAAQLDGRLPDHRPLRGDEAWLRPLMHEAMGQNPQILINLELFSWAEVAQSLEIVDTENLCHCTWQLPSI from the coding sequence ATGAATCAATTCAGGCTCTCCTGCCCTTCCTGGGTTATACCCGGTACCTACGGGGAAAATCTGGCATTTCTTGAAGATAAAGCGGCCATTCAGAATGTGGAGCTTTTATTTTTCTTATATGACGAATCGGTGCAGCGAGAGCTGGAAGCAGACCTTGAATCGATTACTAAGTACCGGGGCCGCTTTACCTACACAGCCCATCTGCCGGATAAGCTCAGTCAGAACCATCAGGAACTTATCGAAAGGCTCCTTCCTCTGGCAGAACATTTCATTGTTCATCCGACGAACCCAGAGCATCCCCATAAGGTTGATGAATTGGCAAAGCTCCTGCAAACCTGGCGGATGCAGTATGGCAACATTTTTCTTGCAGAAAATACCAAGCCCCGCTGGTTGGAAGCCCTGGAGGCGCGGATTCCGGATATACCGGTCTGCATGGACACGGGACATCTAGAGCATACCGAGGCAATCCTGGCATTTTGGCTAGACCGTCAGAGCCGCATCCGGGAAATCCACCTACACAGCACCGATAGAAAAGCCGCACAGCTTGATGGACGGCTCCCGGACCACCGGCCGCTCCGGGGTGACGAAGCCTGGCTGCGGCCCCTGATGCATGAAGCAATGGGGCAAAACCCCCAGATACTCATCAACCTGGAACTCTTTTCCTGGGCTGAAGTAGCGCAAAGCCTCGAAATAGTAGATACTGAGAACCTCTGCCACTGTACGTGGCAGTTACCCTCAATATAA
- a CDS encoding adenosylcobinamide-GDP ribazoletransferase, translating to MKKKNIEPLPTKTISASTEVKPTRSAPDGILKPDSGRPGLADQFFSTLALVCRIPLPFSFTFRAQRLDLWLPVTALFQSLVFITGLGLFGFIFRDPNLALIAAFMLLYGCFNLFHFDGLLDTADAFLGAFDWDKRLAILKDPRVGVYGIFTACMYLILKLMILQSLLGHLPALSLSIYVFPLAGKTAASLIPAIYPPAKNEGLGALAAGSRLRFVVAGFLLACALYTLLFLVFSLFTNFSFLQIKKPYQDAASFSLKHHFWNVPLNDIFLIRLLISLGFTSLIIILSALITALFLGRLYQKGLGGYTGDTLGAAVELGELVYLTGLFLLVQWGVLI from the coding sequence ATGAAGAAGAAAAATATTGAGCCACTGCCAACGAAGACCATATCAGCATCGACTGAGGTAAAACCAACCAGATCAGCACCAGACGGGATACTCAAACCTGACTCTGGACGACCAGGTCTAGCGGACCAGTTTTTCTCTACCCTTGCCCTAGTCTGCCGCATTCCCCTGCCCTTTTCTTTCACCTTTCGTGCCCAGCGCCTCGACCTCTGGCTCCCGGTGACAGCCCTGTTCCAGTCACTTGTCTTTATCACCGGGTTAGGCCTTTTTGGGTTCATCTTTCGAGACCCGAACCTGGCCCTGATAGCTGCCTTCATGCTCCTGTATGGGTGCTTTAATCTCTTTCATTTCGACGGACTCCTGGACACCGCCGACGCTTTTTTAGGTGCCTTTGACTGGGATAAGCGCCTCGCAATTCTTAAAGATCCACGGGTTGGGGTTTATGGGATCTTTACCGCTTGTATGTATCTCATCCTTAAATTGATGATCCTGCAATCGCTTCTAGGGCATTTACCTGCTCTTTCACTGAGCATTTATGTTTTTCCCCTGGCAGGAAAAACAGCAGCATCCCTCATTCCAGCCATCTATCCCCCCGCAAAAAATGAAGGACTGGGAGCTTTAGCCGCCGGGAGCCGTTTACGGTTTGTGGTAGCGGGTTTTCTGCTTGCCTGTGCCCTGTACACTCTGTTGTTTTTAGTTTTCTCTCTGTTTACCAACTTCAGCTTTTTACAGATTAAAAAGCCATATCAGGATGCAGCTTCTTTTTCGCTGAAGCACCATTTTTGGAATGTACCTTTGAATGATATATTTCTTATTCGTCTGCTTATAAGTCTAGGTTTTACAAGTTTGATCATCATCCTGTCGGCCTTGATTACAGCCCTCTTCCTCGGCAGGCTTTACCAAAAAGGCCTTGGGGGCTATACCGGCGACACGCTCGGGGCTGCGGTGGAACTGGGAGAACTAGTTTATCTGACAGGTCTTTTTTTGCTGGTGCAATGGGGAGTGCTGATTTGA
- a CDS encoding bifunctional adenosylcobinamide kinase/adenosylcobinamide-phosphate guanylyltransferase: MRYLLTGAVKAGKSHRAIEIARTEFSSARAFIATAEVTDEEMAERIQKHQAERRRRDSTEEFITIEEPLELDRAILKARTLLATTQERPGIIIDCIPMWVNNLLYYQREKDLHAILEQTIAALPEDAIIVTNEIGWGNIPYDELSRRYNRLVAEVNIRLAKAVDHVELLVVGIPVRIK; the protein is encoded by the coding sequence ATGAGATATCTTCTCACCGGTGCCGTTAAGGCAGGGAAAAGCCATCGAGCCATTGAAATTGCCAGGACCGAATTCTCAAGTGCCCGGGCTTTTATAGCTACCGCCGAAGTTACCGACGAAGAAATGGCGGAGCGCATTCAGAAACACCAAGCTGAACGGCGCCGCAGGGATAGCACGGAAGAGTTTATCACGATAGAGGAACCCCTAGAACTGGACCGGGCAATCCTGAAAGCCAGAACCCTACTTGCGACCACACAGGAACGACCGGGCATCATCATCGATTGCATTCCCATGTGGGTTAACAACCTGCTCTATTATCAGCGAGAAAAGGACCTCCATGCCATCCTGGAACAGACCATCGCAGCCCTGCCAGAGGATGCAATCATTGTAACCAACGAAATTGGCTGGGGGAATATCCCCTATGATGAACTCTCACGTCGTTACAACCGGCTGGTTGCAGAAGTAAATATCCGCCTAGCCAAAGCGGTTGACCATGTGGAGCTTCTCGTTGTGGGGATACCGGTACGTATAAAATGA
- a CDS encoding metal-dependent transcriptional regulator, with product MTQSLEDYLEAVSFLADDGAVRVTDIAQRLGVSKPSVLTALRALEDRGLLEHERYRGVVLTQKGEQEAQAIRERHTFLTNFLRDVVGVSQETAEKDACRMEHVLSEETLERMRAIVSCSG from the coding sequence ATGACCCAATCCCTCGAAGATTATTTAGAAGCAGTATCGTTCCTTGCCGATGACGGTGCGGTTCGGGTTACTGACATCGCCCAGAGATTGGGTGTATCCAAACCCTCAGTGCTCACCGCCCTTCGGGCCCTAGAAGACCGGGGACTATTAGAACATGAACGATACCGGGGAGTAGTTCTGACCCAAAAGGGCGAACAAGAGGCTCAAGCCATCCGGGAACGGCATACTTTTTTAACCAATTTTCTTCGTGATGTGGTGGGGGTTTCCCAGGAAACCGCCGAAAAGGATGCCTGCCGGATGGAACATGTACTTTCCGAAGAAACTCTGGAACGGATGCGGGCCATTGTGTCCTGCAGCGGTTAG
- a CDS encoding iron-containing alcohol dehydrogenase codes for MRNFTYYVPTEVEFGKDTEHKVADLIQKHGGHRVLVVYGGGSAQKSGLLDRIYKRLEDAGLEYQSLGGVKPNPTVDLARKGVEQAIAMKADFILAVGGGSVIDTAKGIAHGNANPGTDIWDFWTGTTNLRQSTPVGVVLTIPAAGSETSASAVLTNTEIGQKRGLSSEFNRPVFAILNPELTFTLPLYQVACGITDILMHTLDRYFVPEEDNETSDALAEALLRTVIRNGTIAIKNPQDYQAMSELMWCGSLSHNSITGLGSRGDWAVHQLGHELSAKFDVAHGASLSAMWKFWALYVYQVNPRRFARYARNVWAVDAGRDDEQTALASIEATVAYFKSLGMPTNFKELGIGTLGDAELDELAYRCTYFGARTIGNFMVLDQKKIRDIYSLANQAV; via the coding sequence ATGCGCAATTTTACCTATTACGTTCCTACCGAAGTTGAGTTTGGTAAGGATACGGAACATAAAGTAGCAGATTTAATACAGAAACATGGCGGCCACAGGGTTCTTGTAGTGTATGGCGGCGGCAGTGCTCAAAAGAGCGGCTTATTGGACCGAATTTATAAGCGGCTTGAAGATGCAGGCCTTGAGTACCAGAGCCTTGGCGGGGTAAAACCAAACCCCACCGTAGACCTTGCCCGGAAAGGGGTGGAGCAGGCCATTGCCATGAAGGCTGATTTCATCCTGGCTGTTGGCGGCGGCAGTGTTATCGACACTGCCAAGGGCATAGCCCACGGAAACGCCAATCCGGGTACCGACATCTGGGACTTCTGGACCGGCACGACGAACCTCCGCCAGAGCACCCCTGTAGGGGTAGTGCTCACTATTCCCGCTGCAGGGAGTGAAACCAGCGCTTCGGCGGTCCTCACAAACACTGAAATTGGACAAAAACGGGGGCTTTCTTCCGAGTTTAACCGACCAGTTTTTGCCATTCTGAATCCGGAACTTACCTTTACCCTGCCGCTGTATCAGGTTGCCTGCGGCATTACGGATATTCTCATGCATACCCTGGACCGGTATTTTGTGCCCGAAGAGGACAACGAAACTTCCGATGCTCTTGCGGAGGCACTGCTCAGAACCGTCATTCGAAACGGTACAATAGCGATCAAGAATCCCCAGGATTACCAGGCCATGAGCGAGCTCATGTGGTGCGGCAGCCTGTCCCATAACTCAATAACCGGCCTCGGCAGCCGGGGCGACTGGGCGGTACATCAACTGGGTCATGAATTAAGCGCAAAGTTTGATGTAGCCCATGGGGCCAGCCTTTCTGCCATGTGGAAGTTTTGGGCTCTTTATGTGTATCAGGTGAACCCCCGCCGCTTTGCCCGCTATGCCCGGAATGTCTGGGCTGTCGATGCTGGGCGCGATGATGAACAAACAGCCCTGGCCAGTATCGAAGCTACTGTAGCCTATTTTAAGTCTCTTGGTATGCCCACCAATTTTAAGGAACTTGGCATTGGCACCCTAGGCGATGCTGAACTGGACGAACTGGCCTATCGCTGTACCTATTTTGGCGCTCGGACCATCGGCAACTTCATGGTGCTGGACCAGAAAAAGATCCGGGATATCTACAGCCTGGCAAATCAGGCTGTATAG